TCAATTTGATCTGGCCGCTAAAGAATACGCCACGGTTGCTTATGTCAATAAAGATAAAAAGCTAGCGAATAAATCGGCGTATGCCAGTTTAATTGCATACCGCAAACATTCTGAAGTTTTAGAACAAACCAAAGCATCGGCTGAAAAACAAGAAGCATGGCGTCAGCAGTCGGTAGATAGCATGTTGCAGTTTGCCAATGTCTTTCATAAAGATGAGCGTGCTATTGCGGTGTTAACCAATGCTGCTCAAGCCTTGTTTGCATTGAAACAATTTGATCGTGCCATTGATGTGGCAAACGGGTTAATTAAAAACCACAAGCAACTTAACCCAAGTTTGAAACAAACCGCTTATGGTATTTTGGCCCACTCGTATTTCCAAAAAGGGGAATATCAGCTTGCTCAAAATAACTACACAACCCAGCGTAATATCTTACAAAAAGATATGAAGGTAGCGAAAACCAGTGCTGAATATAAAGACATAAGCAATCAGATTGCCGCGTCTATTTATAAAAAAGCAGAGCTGCATAGGCAGGCGAAACATAATCAACTTGCCATTAATGAACTGTTAAGTGTTAAAAAACTGGCGCCATCTTCTAAGATACGAGTCATTGCTCAATATGATGCGGTTGCATTAATGCTAGGCGAAAGCCAGTGGAAAAACGCCATTAAAGAGTTAAAACAATTACAAAAGCAATTTGCGAATCATGAATTGGCAGCGGAGTTTCCGCGTAAACTGGCATTTGCCTATGAAAAAAATCAACAGTGGCAAAAAGCAGCCCAAGCTTATACGCAATTATATAAAACGGATAAAGACGCTGTTGTTCGCCAAGACGCTTTGTTCATTGCGGCTGGTTTATACGAAAAAATTGGCAAGCTAGAAAAAGCCATCGAGTTTTATAAAGACTATGCCCATGAATACGAAAAACCTTTCTCAAATCGTATGGAAGCCCGTTTTCATTTGGCTGACCTATACGAAAAAACCAATGATAAAACCCGCCACTTATATTGGTTGCGTCGCGTCATAGCAGGTGATGCTGATGGTGGTGCGGATCGTACCGAGCGTAGCCAATGGTTAGGCGCATGGGCAAATGCAAAATATGGTGATTACTTTGCTTGGGAATTCAATCGACGTTCATTACGTTTACCGATTGATAAAAGCATGGCGAAGAAAAATGGCTATCTACAAGATGCCACTATTCGTTACGAGCAAGCGGCGTCTTACGGGATTTTAGAGTTTGTAACCCTGTCTAATTTTAAAATGGCAGAGCTTTATGAAACGTTTAGCTTGGAGCTTAATAAGGCACCTGTGCCACAAGGCCTATCACAACAAGATACGGCTATGTATTTAGATATTATTGCGCAACAAGCACAGCCGTTTGCGCAGCTGGCGGCGACAATACATCAAAATAACATTGAGCTGGGTTGGGATGGTCATTACAACGATTGGATCTCTAAAAGTTACGATGCTATGAAGCGTTTATCGCCGGTGCGTTTTGGTAAAGAAGAAGAATTAGCGAGGTATGGTGATGAAATTCGTTAAGCCGATATTGTTGATTGCCAGTGCATTAGTACTGGCTGCGTGTGCCAGTAAAATGCAGATTCCATTGGCCGGGCAAAAAGTTGAATTAAAAGAAACCCAGGGTTTTATCCCTAAGCAGGCATATGATGAGCAAGGCAAAGCCGTGGTGTATGAGCCAATGCTTAATCCTTATTTAGAGCTGAAA
This genomic stretch from Bermanella sp. WJH001 harbors:
- a CDS encoding tetratricopeptide repeat protein codes for the protein MRRQNPVNTGFKLVALSVAISLSACSSQGTIADLEGDTIETEAGLDFNNLDHEQVRNEYQQLIDLVDDDYLKQQIERRIAGVHMLEGDANQADVNAAPKQGYYRNAIASYVDILEKYPNSPDNAEVLYQLAKAYDMEGQTNNARQMLERLVERHPYYPAISEAYFRLGDIYFSRDLYSKAEKAYRQTTIQDSGKLTLNAHYMLAWSLYKLGNYNKSLDHFAFVLDSLLVAEINGRALTVTEKPLVKDALHSMSLALVNLGGAQAIADIELIEGKPYQWRLFSELAEFYLEKSRYDDSAATYREFIKLYPMDVRTSEFHSQLIGAYVKGGFPKLVLKEKQDFVDLYAPDSKYLAKHGDQKQSVYSQLKTYYVELAAHFHSQGQQALKKSKSSKQEHLTELAQASLLQATDYYGRYLQTFVNDKQVAQLRYKKADAHFENNQFDLAAKEYATVAYVNKDKKLANKSAYASLIAYRKHSEVLEQTKASAEKQEAWRQQSVDSMLQFANVFHKDERAIAVLTNAAQALFALKQFDRAIDVANGLIKNHKQLNPSLKQTAYGILAHSYFQKGEYQLAQNNYTTQRNILQKDMKVAKTSAEYKDISNQIAASIYKKAELHRQAKHNQLAINELLSVKKLAPSSKIRVIAQYDAVALMLGESQWKNAIKELKQLQKQFANHELAAEFPRKLAFAYEKNQQWQKAAQAYTQLYKTDKDAVVRQDALFIAAGLYEKIGKLEKAIEFYKDYAHEYEKPFSNRMEARFHLADLYEKTNDKTRHLYWLRRVIAGDADGGADRTERSQWLGAWANAKYGDYFAWEFNRRSLRLPIDKSMAKKNGYLQDATIRYEQAASYGILEFVTLSNFKMAELYETFSLELNKAPVPQGLSQQDTAMYLDIIAQQAQPFAQLAATIHQNNIELGWDGHYNDWISKSYDAMKRLSPVRFGKEEELARYGDEIR